A section of the Oncorhynchus nerka isolate Pitt River linkage group LG3, Oner_Uvic_2.0, whole genome shotgun sequence genome encodes:
- the oscp1b gene encoding protein OSCP1 isoform X2 — MYSFTFVLFKFDPYPQTVLLKEFIAPCMNIRCTIKLCFFFLFSMAFGFFFRMIYRLLSQCLRDVHNTVMNDIITTMFNKKFLEELFKPQELYSKKALRTVFDRLAHASIMRLNQASMDKLYDLMTMAFKYQVLLCPRAKDILLVSFNHMDAIKDFVKDTPSVLSQVDETYRQLIEMYTPLSSGEFQLIRQTLLIFFQDMHIRVSIFLKDKVQNSNGRFVLPISGPVPHGTHIPGLIRMFSCNGEEVKRLQFRNGGNYTGVLREGSFEMFGERVIKLGTNMYSVSRPVETHMSGTSKNSTQKKSVNTAPNPLAKEELNMLARLMGGLEVQKPGNADSGFRVNLFATDEEEEEALISRPDEFSYDVIKIQATKNQQANAELAKIMGDFTEEAGEPCSSSANSKGDDLLAMMDGL; from the exons ATGTACAGTTTTACTTTTGTATTGTTTAAATTTGACCCCTACCCTCAAACAGTACTGCTTAAAGAATTCATAGCACCATGTATGAACATAAGATGCACAATAAagttatgtttttttttcttgttttCAATGGCATTTGGGTTCTTTTTCAGGATGATTTACAGGCTGCTGTCCCAGTGTCTCAGGGACGTTCACAACACAG TTATGAATGACATCATCACCACCATGTTCAATAAAAAGTTTTTGGAGGAGCTGTTCAAGCCACAGGAGCTGTACTCCAAGAAGGCCCTCAGGACGGTGTTTGACCGACTGGCCCACGCCTCCATCATGAGACTCAACCAGGCCAGCATGGACAAG CTGTATGACTTGATGACCATGGCCTTCAAGTACCAGGTGCTCCTCTGCCCGCGGGCCAAAGATATCCTCCTTGTGTCCTTCAACCATATGGATGCCATCAAGGATTTTGTGAAGGACACCCCAAGCGTTCTCAGCCAGGTTGACGAGACATACAGACAGCTCATAGAG ATGTACACACCCTTGTCTAGTGGTGAATTTCAGCTCATCCGGCAAACGCTCCTCATCTTCTTTCAAGACATGCACATAAGG GTGTCCATCTTCCTCAAAGACAAAGTGCAGAATTCCAATGGACGTTTTGTCCTCCCGATCTCGGGTCCTGTGCCCCATGGAACACACATCCCAGGACTTATCAG AATGTTCAGCTGCAATGGCGAAGAGGTGAAGAGACTGCAGTTCCGCAACGGTGGGAACTACACCGGTGTTCTCCGCGAGGGTTCCTTTGAGATGTTTGGAGAGCGGGTCATCAAGCTGGGCACCAACAT GTACAGTGTAAGCCGTCCGGTAGAAACACACATGTCAGGGACGTCCAAAAACTCTACACAGAAAAAGTCG GTCAACACAGCTCCAAACCCCCTGGCAAAAGAGGAGCTGAACATGTTGGCCAGGTTAATGGGGGGTTTGGAAGTCCAGAAACCAGGAAATGCAGACAGTGGCTTCCGAGTCAACCTCTTTGCCACAGATGAGGAAGAAGA GGAGGCCTTGATATCGAGACCAGACGAGTTTTCATATGACGTCATAAAAATCCAAGCGACGAAG AACCAGCAAGCCAATGCAGAGCTGGCTAAGATCATGGGGGACTTCACGGAGGAGGCTGGTGAGCCGTGCTCATCGAGTGCCAACAGTAAAGGGGATGACCTTCTGGCCATGATGGACGGGCTGtga
- the oscp1b gene encoding protein OSCP1 isoform X1 encodes MYSFTFVLFKFDPYPQTVLLKEFIAPCMNIRCTIKLCFFFLFSMAFGFFFRMIYRLLSQCLRDVHNTADWIEDDRRRVMNDIITTMFNKKFLEELFKPQELYSKKALRTVFDRLAHASIMRLNQASMDKLYDLMTMAFKYQVLLCPRAKDILLVSFNHMDAIKDFVKDTPSVLSQVDETYRQLIEMYTPLSSGEFQLIRQTLLIFFQDMHIRVSIFLKDKVQNSNGRFVLPISGPVPHGTHIPGLIRMFSCNGEEVKRLQFRNGGNYTGVLREGSFEMFGERVIKLGTNMYSVSRPVETHMSGTSKNSTQKKSVNTAPNPLAKEELNMLARLMGGLEVQKPGNADSGFRVNLFATDEEEEEALISRPDEFSYDVIKIQATKNQQANAELAKIMGDFTEEAGEPCSSSANSKGDDLLAMMDGL; translated from the exons ATGTACAGTTTTACTTTTGTATTGTTTAAATTTGACCCCTACCCTCAAACAGTACTGCTTAAAGAATTCATAGCACCATGTATGAACATAAGATGCACAATAAagttatgtttttttttcttgttttCAATGGCATTTGGGTTCTTTTTCAGGATGATTTACAGGCTGCTGTCCCAGTGTCTCAGGGACGTTCACAACACAG CTGATTGGATAGAggatgacagaaggagag TTATGAATGACATCATCACCACCATGTTCAATAAAAAGTTTTTGGAGGAGCTGTTCAAGCCACAGGAGCTGTACTCCAAGAAGGCCCTCAGGACGGTGTTTGACCGACTGGCCCACGCCTCCATCATGAGACTCAACCAGGCCAGCATGGACAAG CTGTATGACTTGATGACCATGGCCTTCAAGTACCAGGTGCTCCTCTGCCCGCGGGCCAAAGATATCCTCCTTGTGTCCTTCAACCATATGGATGCCATCAAGGATTTTGTGAAGGACACCCCAAGCGTTCTCAGCCAGGTTGACGAGACATACAGACAGCTCATAGAG ATGTACACACCCTTGTCTAGTGGTGAATTTCAGCTCATCCGGCAAACGCTCCTCATCTTCTTTCAAGACATGCACATAAGG GTGTCCATCTTCCTCAAAGACAAAGTGCAGAATTCCAATGGACGTTTTGTCCTCCCGATCTCGGGTCCTGTGCCCCATGGAACACACATCCCAGGACTTATCAG AATGTTCAGCTGCAATGGCGAAGAGGTGAAGAGACTGCAGTTCCGCAACGGTGGGAACTACACCGGTGTTCTCCGCGAGGGTTCCTTTGAGATGTTTGGAGAGCGGGTCATCAAGCTGGGCACCAACAT GTACAGTGTAAGCCGTCCGGTAGAAACACACATGTCAGGGACGTCCAAAAACTCTACACAGAAAAAGTCG GTCAACACAGCTCCAAACCCCCTGGCAAAAGAGGAGCTGAACATGTTGGCCAGGTTAATGGGGGGTTTGGAAGTCCAGAAACCAGGAAATGCAGACAGTGGCTTCCGAGTCAACCTCTTTGCCACAGATGAGGAAGAAGA GGAGGCCTTGATATCGAGACCAGACGAGTTTTCATATGACGTCATAAAAATCCAAGCGACGAAG AACCAGCAAGCCAATGCAGAGCTGGCTAAGATCATGGGGGACTTCACGGAGGAGGCTGGTGAGCCGTGCTCATCGAGTGCCAACAGTAAAGGGGATGACCTTCTGGCCATGATGGACGGGCTGtga
- the oscp1b gene encoding protein OSCP1 isoform X3, whose translation MSSRTLPLLFINLGGEMLYILDQRLRAQNIPVDKAKKADWIEDDRRRVMNDIITTMFNKKFLEELFKPQELYSKKALRTVFDRLAHASIMRLNQASMDKLYDLMTMAFKYQVLLCPRAKDILLVSFNHMDAIKDFVKDTPSVLSQVDETYRQLIEMYTPLSSGEFQLIRQTLLIFFQDMHIRVSIFLKDKVQNSNGRFVLPISGPVPHGTHIPGLIRMFSCNGEEVKRLQFRNGGNYTGVLREGSFEMFGERVIKLGTNMYSVSRPVETHMSGTSKNSTQKKSVNTAPNPLAKEELNMLARLMGGLEVQKPGNADSGFRVNLFATDEEEEEALISRPDEFSYDVIKIQATKNQQANAELAKIMGDFTEEAGEPCSSSANSKGDDLLAMMDGL comes from the exons ATGTCTTCGAGGACGCTACCCCTGCTTTTTATTAATCTCGGTGGAGAAATGCTATACATCTTGGATCAACGCTTAAGAGCTCAGAATATTCCCGTTGACAAAGCCAAGAAAG CTGATTGGATAGAggatgacagaaggagag TTATGAATGACATCATCACCACCATGTTCAATAAAAAGTTTTTGGAGGAGCTGTTCAAGCCACAGGAGCTGTACTCCAAGAAGGCCCTCAGGACGGTGTTTGACCGACTGGCCCACGCCTCCATCATGAGACTCAACCAGGCCAGCATGGACAAG CTGTATGACTTGATGACCATGGCCTTCAAGTACCAGGTGCTCCTCTGCCCGCGGGCCAAAGATATCCTCCTTGTGTCCTTCAACCATATGGATGCCATCAAGGATTTTGTGAAGGACACCCCAAGCGTTCTCAGCCAGGTTGACGAGACATACAGACAGCTCATAGAG ATGTACACACCCTTGTCTAGTGGTGAATTTCAGCTCATCCGGCAAACGCTCCTCATCTTCTTTCAAGACATGCACATAAGG GTGTCCATCTTCCTCAAAGACAAAGTGCAGAATTCCAATGGACGTTTTGTCCTCCCGATCTCGGGTCCTGTGCCCCATGGAACACACATCCCAGGACTTATCAG AATGTTCAGCTGCAATGGCGAAGAGGTGAAGAGACTGCAGTTCCGCAACGGTGGGAACTACACCGGTGTTCTCCGCGAGGGTTCCTTTGAGATGTTTGGAGAGCGGGTCATCAAGCTGGGCACCAACAT GTACAGTGTAAGCCGTCCGGTAGAAACACACATGTCAGGGACGTCCAAAAACTCTACACAGAAAAAGTCG GTCAACACAGCTCCAAACCCCCTGGCAAAAGAGGAGCTGAACATGTTGGCCAGGTTAATGGGGGGTTTGGAAGTCCAGAAACCAGGAAATGCAGACAGTGGCTTCCGAGTCAACCTCTTTGCCACAGATGAGGAAGAAGA GGAGGCCTTGATATCGAGACCAGACGAGTTTTCATATGACGTCATAAAAATCCAAGCGACGAAG AACCAGCAAGCCAATGCAGAGCTGGCTAAGATCATGGGGGACTTCACGGAGGAGGCTGGTGAGCCGTGCTCATCGAGTGCCAACAGTAAAGGGGATGACCTTCTGGCCATGATGGACGGGCTGtga
- the oscp1b gene encoding protein OSCP1 isoform X4 encodes MSSRTLPLLFINLGGEMLYILDQRLRAQNIPVDKAKKVMNDIITTMFNKKFLEELFKPQELYSKKALRTVFDRLAHASIMRLNQASMDKLYDLMTMAFKYQVLLCPRAKDILLVSFNHMDAIKDFVKDTPSVLSQVDETYRQLIEMYTPLSSGEFQLIRQTLLIFFQDMHIRVSIFLKDKVQNSNGRFVLPISGPVPHGTHIPGLIRMFSCNGEEVKRLQFRNGGNYTGVLREGSFEMFGERVIKLGTNMYSVSRPVETHMSGTSKNSTQKKSVNTAPNPLAKEELNMLARLMGGLEVQKPGNADSGFRVNLFATDEEEEEALISRPDEFSYDVIKIQATKNQQANAELAKIMGDFTEEAGEPCSSSANSKGDDLLAMMDGL; translated from the exons ATGTCTTCGAGGACGCTACCCCTGCTTTTTATTAATCTCGGTGGAGAAATGCTATACATCTTGGATCAACGCTTAAGAGCTCAGAATATTCCCGTTGACAAAGCCAAGAAAG TTATGAATGACATCATCACCACCATGTTCAATAAAAAGTTTTTGGAGGAGCTGTTCAAGCCACAGGAGCTGTACTCCAAGAAGGCCCTCAGGACGGTGTTTGACCGACTGGCCCACGCCTCCATCATGAGACTCAACCAGGCCAGCATGGACAAG CTGTATGACTTGATGACCATGGCCTTCAAGTACCAGGTGCTCCTCTGCCCGCGGGCCAAAGATATCCTCCTTGTGTCCTTCAACCATATGGATGCCATCAAGGATTTTGTGAAGGACACCCCAAGCGTTCTCAGCCAGGTTGACGAGACATACAGACAGCTCATAGAG ATGTACACACCCTTGTCTAGTGGTGAATTTCAGCTCATCCGGCAAACGCTCCTCATCTTCTTTCAAGACATGCACATAAGG GTGTCCATCTTCCTCAAAGACAAAGTGCAGAATTCCAATGGACGTTTTGTCCTCCCGATCTCGGGTCCTGTGCCCCATGGAACACACATCCCAGGACTTATCAG AATGTTCAGCTGCAATGGCGAAGAGGTGAAGAGACTGCAGTTCCGCAACGGTGGGAACTACACCGGTGTTCTCCGCGAGGGTTCCTTTGAGATGTTTGGAGAGCGGGTCATCAAGCTGGGCACCAACAT GTACAGTGTAAGCCGTCCGGTAGAAACACACATGTCAGGGACGTCCAAAAACTCTACACAGAAAAAGTCG GTCAACACAGCTCCAAACCCCCTGGCAAAAGAGGAGCTGAACATGTTGGCCAGGTTAATGGGGGGTTTGGAAGTCCAGAAACCAGGAAATGCAGACAGTGGCTTCCGAGTCAACCTCTTTGCCACAGATGAGGAAGAAGA GGAGGCCTTGATATCGAGACCAGACGAGTTTTCATATGACGTCATAAAAATCCAAGCGACGAAG AACCAGCAAGCCAATGCAGAGCTGGCTAAGATCATGGGGGACTTCACGGAGGAGGCTGGTGAGCCGTGCTCATCGAGTGCCAACAGTAAAGGGGATGACCTTCTGGCCATGATGGACGGGCTGtga
- the oscp1b gene encoding protein OSCP1 isoform X5, with the protein MNDIITTMFNKKFLEELFKPQELYSKKALRTVFDRLAHASIMRLNQASMDKLYDLMTMAFKYQVLLCPRAKDILLVSFNHMDAIKDFVKDTPSVLSQVDETYRQLIEMYTPLSSGEFQLIRQTLLIFFQDMHIRVSIFLKDKVQNSNGRFVLPISGPVPHGTHIPGLIRMFSCNGEEVKRLQFRNGGNYTGVLREGSFEMFGERVIKLGTNMYSVSRPVETHMSGTSKNSTQKKSVNTAPNPLAKEELNMLARLMGGLEVQKPGNADSGFRVNLFATDEEEEEALISRPDEFSYDVIKIQATKNQQANAELAKIMGDFTEEAGEPCSSSANSKGDDLLAMMDGL; encoded by the exons ATGAATGACATCATCACCACCATGTTCAATAAAAAGTTTTTGGAGGAGCTGTTCAAGCCACAGGAGCTGTACTCCAAGAAGGCCCTCAGGACGGTGTTTGACCGACTGGCCCACGCCTCCATCATGAGACTCAACCAGGCCAGCATGGACAAG CTGTATGACTTGATGACCATGGCCTTCAAGTACCAGGTGCTCCTCTGCCCGCGGGCCAAAGATATCCTCCTTGTGTCCTTCAACCATATGGATGCCATCAAGGATTTTGTGAAGGACACCCCAAGCGTTCTCAGCCAGGTTGACGAGACATACAGACAGCTCATAGAG ATGTACACACCCTTGTCTAGTGGTGAATTTCAGCTCATCCGGCAAACGCTCCTCATCTTCTTTCAAGACATGCACATAAGG GTGTCCATCTTCCTCAAAGACAAAGTGCAGAATTCCAATGGACGTTTTGTCCTCCCGATCTCGGGTCCTGTGCCCCATGGAACACACATCCCAGGACTTATCAG AATGTTCAGCTGCAATGGCGAAGAGGTGAAGAGACTGCAGTTCCGCAACGGTGGGAACTACACCGGTGTTCTCCGCGAGGGTTCCTTTGAGATGTTTGGAGAGCGGGTCATCAAGCTGGGCACCAACAT GTACAGTGTAAGCCGTCCGGTAGAAACACACATGTCAGGGACGTCCAAAAACTCTACACAGAAAAAGTCG GTCAACACAGCTCCAAACCCCCTGGCAAAAGAGGAGCTGAACATGTTGGCCAGGTTAATGGGGGGTTTGGAAGTCCAGAAACCAGGAAATGCAGACAGTGGCTTCCGAGTCAACCTCTTTGCCACAGATGAGGAAGAAGA GGAGGCCTTGATATCGAGACCAGACGAGTTTTCATATGACGTCATAAAAATCCAAGCGACGAAG AACCAGCAAGCCAATGCAGAGCTGGCTAAGATCATGGGGGACTTCACGGAGGAGGCTGGTGAGCCGTGCTCATCGAGTGCCAACAGTAAAGGGGATGACCTTCTGGCCATGATGGACGGGCTGtga
- the LOC115105616 gene encoding PLAC8-like protein 1, with protein sequence MSNPVITHQPGAGSYGTNVQTGKWSTGLCSCCSDILVCALGFICPIALSCYTAHKYGENVCLACVPGGMTAMRTHMRLTYGIQGTICNDALMTCCCGFFEMCRMAREIRIRNGDV encoded by the exons ATGTCAAACCCAGTCATCACCCACCAGCCAGGAGCAGGCTCTTATGGGACAAATGTGCAGACGGGCAAGTGGAGCACTGGGCTGTGCTCCTGCTGCAGTGACATCCTAGTCT GTGCCTTGGGCTTCATCTGCCCAATAGCATTAAGTTGCTACACAGCTCACAAGTACGGTGAGAACGTGTGCCTGGCCTGTGTTCCAGGAGGCATGACAGCCATGAGGACCCACATGAGATTGACCTATGGGATTCAG GGGACAATATGCAATGATGCATTGATGACCTGTTGCTGTGGATTCTTTGAGATGTGCAGGATGGCCCGTGAAATTCGCATCAGAAATGGAGACGTTTGA
- the LOC115105608 gene encoding small ribosomal subunit protein uS15m-like produces MLSSMALRSAFKSTSVVLRECGVLSRLKGTYASLQLKHKALTSVTTGPSHNNNETALTGIGSFTIQSVRNYARVVRKKKKEVMTSQLSDLPPTMLKMEYAAVPLAQTADDLVKRLLTLELASHSEKLKLKTEQLIAKVQRDEADRSSSEVKVAILTSKIRNYQEHLHKHTKDKANKRWMLMAIDRRKKLLKHLRVTRYDAFEHVCQQLGITYTFPPEYYRHATRRWLAKKALCIKVFKEVQKQKLEQRKKIKQTPPPTLAETARTEATGTQ; encoded by the exons ATGTTATCAAGCATGGCTTTAAGAAGTGCTTTTAAATcgacatctgtcgttctgcgaGAATGTGGTGTTTTATCCAGGCTGAAAGGAACCTATGCGTCTCTCCAATTGAAACATAAGGCATTAACCTCTGTCACCACAGGGCCTTCACACAACAACAATGAGACTGCATTGACag GTATTGGGAGTTTCACCATTCAGTCTGTGAGAAACTATGCCCGTGTCGtaagaaagaagaagaaagaag TGATGACAAGTCAGTTGAGTGATCTTCCTCCGACAATGCTGAAAATGGAATATGCCGCTGTTCCACTCGCTCAAAC AGCTGATGACCTTGTCAAAAGACTTCTGACACTGGAACTAGCAAGCCAT AGCGAGAAGTTGAAATTGAAAACGGAGCAGCTGATTGCAAAAGTCCAGAGGGATGAAGCTGACCGCAGCTCTTCAGAAGTCAAGG TGGCCATTTTGACCTCCAAAATCCGAAACTACCAGGAGCACCTGCACAAACATACAAAG GACAAAGCGAACAAGCGATGGATGCTCATGGCCATTGACCGCAGGAAGAAGCTGCTCAAGCACCTCAGGGTAACGCGCTACGACGCCTTTGAACATGTCTGCCAGCAGCTGGGCATCACCTACACTTTCCCTCCGGAGTACTACAGACATGCCACCCGACGCTGGCTGGCCAAGAAGGCCCTGTGCATAAAG GTCTTCAAAGAGGTGCAGAAACAGAAACTGGAGCAAAGGAAGAAAATTAAGCAGACCCCTCCCCCCACGTTGGCAGAAACAGCCAGGACAGAAGCTACAGGAACCCAATAA